Part of the Candidatus Dadabacteria bacterium genome, CTCATGGCGGACGCAATCGCCTGTTTCATCGCTCTCTTGTAGGCAACTCTGCGTTCTATCTGAAGGGCGACATTCTCCGCCACCATCTGGGCGTCGGTTTCCGAACGACGCACCTCCTTGATGTCCACGACAATCTCCTTGCCCGTCTGTTTCTGAAGGTCTCTCCTTATTTTCTCTATCTCCTGACCGTTGCGCCCTATGACAATTCCGGGACGCAAGGCGTGAATGACCACCCTGACCTTCTTCCTGATAACCCGCTCTATCTCAATTTTGGAGATTCCCGCCTGATAAAAATCCTTTTTCAGAAATCTTCGTATTCTCACGTCCTCGCCCAACATGGCGGTAAAATCCGCCTTCTCGGCATACCATTTGGAATGCCACGTGCGGGTAATGCCTATTCTCACCCCTATCGGATTTACTTTCTGACCCATGATTACAGTCCCTTCCTCTCAAGCACTATGGTGATGTGGCTTGACCTTTTCTTGCGCTGAAAAGCCCTGCCCATTGCTCTCGCTCTGACCCTTTTGAGCACAACGCCCTCATCGGCAAACGCCTCTTTCACATACAACTCGTCCGGTTCAGGGTAGCCCTTTTCAGACGCATTTGCCACCGCAGACTTAAGCAATTTCGCAATCACCGGCGCAGACCTCTTGTGTGTCAGGTGGAGAATGCTGAACGCC contains:
- the rplV gene encoding 50S ribosomal protein L22 yields the protein MVSRSVLRHFRISPYKVRLVLPLIKGKGVEEAFSILHLTHKRSAPVIAKLLKSAVANASEKGYPEPDELYVKEAFADEGVVLKRVRARAMGRAFQRKKRSSHITIVLERKGL
- the rpsC gene encoding 30S ribosomal protein S3 encodes the protein MGQKVNPIGVRIGITRTWHSKWYAEKADFTAMLGEDVRIRRFLKKDFYQAGISKIEIERVIRKKVRVVIHALRPGIVIGRNGQEIEKIRRDLQKQTGKEIVVDIKEVRRSETDAQMVAENVALQIERRVAYKRAMKQAIASAMRTGALGIKIMASGRLAGAEIARREWYKEGSVPLAKLRADIDYGFAEAKTKYGIIGIKTWIFKGDVIEKRAAPPT